In Dermacentor variabilis isolate Ectoservices chromosome 7, ASM5094787v1, whole genome shotgun sequence, a genomic segment contains:
- the LOC142588901 gene encoding uncharacterized protein LOC142588901 has translation MLRAPLFLVVLSVALIAAGGIPSPFGYITSGFRSLAEYKLATTAKLASYLTGDRAVKATVDLKVADDPDAGAEQAVVEGAASDVPVPELQQAPPAKPQELSVAPASDEEAHDFKKHFAAGYAALDFANQLEKRRLASAASTKTQNFDAPVLSLPLEHYKDYVTGGETGGSLMRVAVVAQDVPKPFYSSQPSHDSAQAWNQQGAPPALPEQPVGQQQQLQQPPTQGSSAGPAPAFSGDHQSHIFPYSGWQSAQPYGYGVFQPSSYDVPATASDGLPEPSTGDASPTPSAVEHHGEDVVIPGSQFPQLSEGTPDAESAPDAAEATPSTHSLESNVPEEQQGPRYRRDVDAEGADTTSFPVPGTNLTIYGQDIETYFGYVKTHDTTECLAKIFCTMAGHPNVFGTNGTDMTDFFRSYRPLPSHTAVTFYKEASAAGAANADCDALFTKCAMGLDQMRVAFNHDVPQ, from the exons ATGCTGCGAGCTCCACTGTTCCTGGTGGTGCTGTCCGTGGCCCTGATAGCCGCCGGCGGCATCCCTTCCCCCTTCGGCTACATCACGTCGGGCTTCCGAAGCCTGGCCGAATACAAgctggccaccactgccaagctGGCGTCGTACCTCACGGGAGACCGAGCCGTCAAGGCCACCGTTGACCTGAAG GTTGCCGACGATCCAGACGCAGGTGCAGAGCAAGCCGTGGTCGAGGGAGCAGCCAGCGACGTGCCCGTGCCAGAGCTGCAGCAAGCGCCGCCAGCCAAGCCGCAGGAACTGTCCGTCGCGCCCGCGTCGGACGAAGAAGCGCACGACTTCAAGAAGCACTTCGCCGCCGGCTACGCGGCCCTGGACTTCGCCAACCAGCTCGAGAAGAGGCGCCTAGCCAGTGCCGCCTCGACAAAAACGCAAAACTTCGACGCCCCGGTCCTGTCCCTGCCCCTGGAGCACTACAAGGACTACGTCACGGGTGGCGAAACCGGCGGATCGCTGATGCGAGTCGCCGTCGTAGCGCAGGACGTCCCCAAGCCTTTCTACTCGTCGCAGCCGAGCCACGACTCCGCCCAGGCGTGGAACCAGCAGGGTGCGCCGCCGGCCCTTCCAGAACAGCCAGTGGGTCAACAGCAGCAGCTACAACAGCCGCCGACCCAGGGATCCAGCGCTGGACCGGCACCCGCGTTCTCCGGGGACCACCAAAGCCACATCTTCCCCTACAGCGGATGGCAGTCGGCGCAGCCCTACGGCTACGGCGTGTTCCAGCCGTCTTCGTACGACGTTCCCGCCACCGCTTCCGACGGGCTTCCCGAGCCCTCGACTGGCGACGCCTCCCCGACGCCGTCGGCGGTCGAGCACCACGGCGAGGACGTCGTCATTCCCGGTAGCCAGTTCCCGCAGCTGTCCGAGGGCACGCCCGACGCCGAGTCCGCCCCGGACGCCGCCGAGGCTACGCCGTCCACTCATTCGCTGGAGAGCAATGTCCCGGAGGAACAGCAGGGCCCCAGGTACCGTCGTGACGTCGACGCGGAGGGAGCCGACACGACGAGCTTTCCGGTACCCGGAACGAATCTCACCATCTACGGCCAGGACATCGAGACCTACTTCGGCTACGTCAAGACCCACGACACTACGGAGTGCTTGGCCAAGATCTTCTGCACGATGGCCGGGCATCCGAACGTGTTCGGCACAAACGGCACCGACATGACCGATTTCTTCAG GTCGTACAGGCCGCTGCCCAGCCACACGGCGGTCACCTTCTACAAGGAAGCGTCCGCTGCGGGAGCCGCGAACGCCGACTGCGACGCCCTCTTCACCAAGTGCGCCATGGGCCTGGATCAGATGAGGGTAGCCTTCAACCACGACGTGCCTCAATAA